A DNA window from Deltaproteobacteria bacterium contains the following coding sequences:
- the xerD gene encoding site-specific tyrosine recombinase XerD, with protein sequence MDRTIDEFVAYLAAERGLSRNTLTAYGSDLARLAESLERQRITEIAAIRPAHLIKFLEALARRGLAARSRARTLAAVRMFFAYLLREHAVAVNPTQDLHLPRLGQRLPRSVSQREIEQLIDAPAPPQQPVNAVTAARAARDVAMVELVYATGLRVSEVVSLKVNQVNLEAGYLTVIGKGRKERAVPVGHYACERLRGYLAETRPALLRNRSSPYLFVTCAAKPMTRQAFGRLLRKRVQRAGIATKVSPHTLRHAFATHLVDHGADLRAVQMMLGHADIATTQVYTHVARERLREVHRKFHPRG encoded by the coding sequence ATCGATCGCACCATTGACGAGTTTGTCGCCTATCTCGCCGCCGAGCGCGGATTGTCCCGCAACACGCTCACCGCGTATGGCAGCGATCTCGCCCGACTCGCCGAAAGTCTCGAACGCCAGCGCATCACCGAAATCGCCGCCATCCGTCCGGCGCATCTGATCAAGTTTTTGGAAGCCTTGGCGCGGCGCGGCCTGGCGGCGCGCAGCCGGGCGCGGACGCTGGCCGCGGTGCGGATGTTCTTCGCCTATCTGCTGCGCGAACACGCGGTGGCGGTCAATCCAACCCAGGACCTGCATTTGCCCCGGCTGGGTCAGCGGCTGCCACGTTCGGTATCACAGCGTGAGATCGAACAGTTGATCGATGCCCCGGCGCCGCCGCAACAACCAGTCAATGCGGTCACCGCTGCGCGTGCAGCCCGCGATGTGGCGATGGTGGAGCTGGTGTATGCGACGGGCCTGCGCGTGTCCGAGGTGGTGTCGTTGAAAGTGAATCAGGTGAACCTGGAAGCCGGTTACCTCACCGTGATCGGGAAGGGGCGCAAAGAGCGCGCGGTACCGGTGGGACACTATGCCTGCGAGCGCCTGCGCGGCTACCTCGCGGAGACGCGGCCGGCGCTGCTGCGCAACCGGAGTAGTCCATACCTGTTCGTCACGTGCGCGGCCAAGCCGATGACGCGGCAAGCCTTCGGCCGCTTGCTGCGCAAGCGGGTGCAGCGCGCCGGCATCGCCACCAAGGTCAGCCCGCACACGCTGCGGCATGCGTTTGCAACGCACCTGGTCGACCACGGCGCCGACTTGCGCGCCGTGCAGATGATGCTCGGCCACGCCGACATTGCCACCACGCAGGTCTACACCCACGTCGCCCGTGAGCGGCTGCGCGAGGTCCATCGCAAGTTCCATCCGCGCGGATGA